In the Streptomyces sp. 840.1 genome, one interval contains:
- a CDS encoding acetylornithine transaminase codes for MSNAELSQRWQGALMDNYGTPKLSLVRGEGARVWDADGTEYLDFVGGIAVNALGHAHPAIVAAVSAQIATLGHVSNLFIAEPPVALAERLLQLFGRTGKVYFSNSGAEANEAAFKIGRLTGRTHMVATDGGFHGRTMGALALTGQPKKREPFVPLPGDVTHVPYGDAEALRGAVTTDTALLVIEPVQGENGVVVPPKGYLEAAREITRATGTLLVLDEVQTGIGRCGTWFEYQQHQGVEPDLVTLAKGLGGGLPIGATVAFGAAADLLAPGQHGTTFGGNPVACAAGLAVLDTLAADGALDGVKRLGERIREGVEGLGHPLVSHVRGSGLLLGIVLTEPLAPQVQQAAQGAGLLVNAPAPDVVRLMPPLIIGDAEVDTFLRALPGVLDAAHGRSGE; via the coding sequence ATGAGCAACGCCGAGCTCTCGCAGCGCTGGCAGGGCGCGCTGATGGACAACTACGGCACCCCGAAGCTGTCCCTCGTCCGAGGCGAGGGCGCCCGGGTGTGGGACGCCGACGGCACCGAGTACCTCGACTTCGTCGGCGGCATCGCGGTGAACGCGCTGGGCCACGCCCATCCCGCGATCGTCGCGGCGGTCTCCGCCCAGATCGCCACCCTCGGCCACGTCTCCAACCTCTTCATCGCCGAACCCCCCGTCGCGCTCGCCGAACGGCTCCTCCAGCTCTTCGGGCGGACCGGCAAGGTCTACTTCTCCAACTCGGGCGCCGAGGCCAACGAGGCCGCGTTCAAGATCGGCCGGCTGACCGGGCGCACCCACATGGTCGCCACCGACGGCGGCTTCCACGGCCGGACGATGGGCGCCCTCGCGCTCACCGGCCAGCCCAAGAAGCGCGAACCGTTCGTCCCGCTGCCCGGTGACGTCACCCACGTCCCGTACGGGGACGCCGAGGCGCTGCGGGGCGCGGTCACCACCGACACCGCCCTGCTGGTCATCGAGCCGGTCCAGGGCGAGAACGGTGTGGTCGTCCCGCCCAAGGGCTACCTGGAGGCGGCCCGGGAGATCACCCGGGCCACCGGCACCCTGCTGGTCCTCGACGAGGTGCAGACCGGCATCGGCCGCTGCGGCACCTGGTTCGAGTACCAGCAGCACCAGGGCGTCGAGCCCGATCTGGTCACCCTGGCCAAGGGCCTCGGCGGCGGACTGCCGATCGGCGCCACGGTGGCGTTCGGTGCGGCCGCCGACCTGCTGGCGCCCGGCCAGCACGGTACGACCTTCGGTGGCAACCCGGTCGCCTGCGCCGCCGGACTCGCGGTGCTGGACACCCTGGCCGCCGACGGCGCCCTGGACGGCGTGAAGCGGCTCGGTGAACGGATCCGGGAGGGCGTGGAGGGCCTGGGACACCCCCTGGTCTCCCATGTCCGGGGCTCCGGCCTGCTGCTGGGTATCGTGCTCACCGAGCCCCTCGCACCCCAGGTGCAGCAGGCGGCTCAGGGAGCCGGACTCCTGGTGAACGCACCCGCACCCGATGTCGTACGGCTGATGCCGCCCCTGATCATCGGTGACGCGGAGGTGGACACGTTCCTCCGGGCACTTCCCGGCGTACTCGACGCGGCACACGGACGATCCGGAGAATGA
- a CDS encoding arginine repressor yields the protein MTEAQDSEHGGPSVPQTRTARHRRIVDILNRLPVRSQSQLAKLLADDGLSVTQATLSRDLDELGAVKIRNTGGELIYAVPSEGGFRTPHAPLGGSAKEERMRRLSAELLISAEASANLVVLRTPPGAAQFLASSIDQAELHDILGTIAGDDTVMLISRDPAGGQALADHLLRLAQNDR from the coding sequence ATGACCGAGGCGCAGGACTCCGAGCACGGCGGGCCGTCCGTGCCGCAGACCCGCACGGCACGCCACCGCCGGATCGTGGACATCCTGAACCGGCTGCCGGTGCGCTCGCAGAGCCAGCTGGCCAAGCTTCTCGCGGACGACGGACTGAGCGTCACCCAGGCGACGCTCTCGCGGGATCTGGACGAACTGGGTGCGGTGAAGATCCGCAACACCGGCGGCGAGCTGATCTACGCGGTGCCGAGCGAGGGCGGTTTCCGCACCCCGCACGCACCGCTCGGCGGCTCGGCGAAGGAGGAGCGGATGCGCCGCCTCTCCGCCGAACTGCTGATCTCGGCGGAGGCATCGGCCAACCTCGTGGTGCTGCGCACGCCCCCGGGCGCCGCCCAGTTCCTCGCCTCGTCCATCGACCAGGCCGAACTGCACGACATCCTCGGCACCATCGCCGGGGACGACACGGTGATGCTGATCAGCCGTGACCCGGCGGGCGGGCAGGCGCTCGCCGACCATCTGCTGCGGCTCGCGCAGAACGACCGCTGA
- a CDS encoding L,D-transpeptidase: protein MRRCLVTGSVLLALTALVGAGPPADRPLPHRLAETGGGSQLITAEAASTGATTGTVTWWNRRSGRWVAAGSAPARFGANGLAEGASRQQGTNTTPTGLYDLPYAFGVAAAPPGTRYSYRRVRNGSWWCQDNAARAYNRWVEPRPADCRASEAEHLITYPAQYARALVVGFNYGRPVRGRGAGIFLHVNGRGATAGCVSVPAAAMDRILAWADPARRPHLAIGTRSGPTAITRY, encoded by the coding sequence ATGCGCAGATGTCTGGTGACCGGTTCGGTACTGCTCGCCCTCACGGCCCTCGTCGGGGCCGGTCCGCCGGCGGACCGGCCGCTGCCGCACCGGCTGGCCGAAACGGGAGGCGGCTCCCAGCTGATCACCGCGGAGGCCGCCTCCACCGGGGCCACCACGGGCACGGTCACCTGGTGGAACAGGCGCTCCGGCCGGTGGGTGGCGGCCGGTTCGGCGCCGGCCCGGTTCGGGGCCAACGGGCTGGCCGAGGGCGCCTCGCGCCAACAGGGCACGAACACCACGCCCACCGGCCTCTACGACCTGCCGTACGCCTTCGGGGTGGCGGCGGCTCCGCCCGGTACCCGCTACTCCTACCGCCGGGTCCGCAACGGGTCCTGGTGGTGCCAGGACAACGCGGCGCGGGCGTACAACCGGTGGGTGGAGCCGAGGCCCGCCGACTGCCGGGCGTCCGAGGCCGAGCACCTGATCACGTATCCGGCGCAGTACGCGCGTGCGCTCGTCGTCGGCTTCAACTACGGCCGTCCGGTGCGCGGCCGGGGAGCGGGGATCTTCCTGCACGTCAACGGGCGCGGTGCGACCGCCGGTTGCGTCTCCGTACCGGCGGCCGCGATGGACCGGATCCTGGCCTGGGCCGATCCCGCCCGTCGTCCGCACCTCGCGATCGGGACCCGTTCGGGCCCGACCGCGATCACGCGCTACTGA
- a CDS encoding pyridoxamine 5'-phosphate oxidase family protein, with translation MGKTYERIDGRLRTFIETQHIFFTATAPLDGDGTVNLSPKGVSGSFVVLDEQRVAYLDFAGSNAETVAHLRENGRITLMWCAFQGPPAIVRVHGRGEPVFRDDPRFPGLLGRFDGVDAASHGLRAIIVVTAELIRDTCGYAIPFMSYEEDRPLHARRFAREDDASLSAYFEKKEHVATSIDGLPGLPLPLPVMPPSP, from the coding sequence ATGGGAAAGACATACGAACGCATCGACGGGCGGCTGCGGACCTTCATCGAGACGCAGCACATCTTCTTCACCGCGACCGCGCCACTGGACGGCGACGGCACGGTCAACCTCTCCCCCAAGGGCGTCAGCGGCTCCTTCGTGGTGCTGGACGAACAGCGCGTGGCGTACCTGGACTTCGCCGGGAGCAACGCGGAGACCGTCGCCCATCTGCGCGAGAACGGCCGGATCACCCTGATGTGGTGCGCCTTCCAGGGCCCGCCGGCCATCGTGCGGGTGCACGGCCGGGGTGAGCCGGTCTTCCGCGACGACCCCCGCTTCCCGGGTCTGCTCGGGCGGTTCGACGGGGTGGACGCAGCGTCGCACGGGCTGCGGGCGATCATCGTGGTGACCGCCGAGCTGATCAGGGACACCTGCGGATACGCCATCCCCTTCATGTCGTACGAAGAGGACCGGCCGCTGCACGCCCGGCGGTTCGCGCGGGAGGACGACGCCTCACTCAGCGCCTACTTCGAGAAGAAGGAGCATGTCGCCACCAGCATCGACGGCCTGCCGGGACTGCCGCTCCCGCTGCCGGTCATGCCCCCGTCGCCGTGA
- the argH gene encoding argininosuccinate lyase — MSNGNGNSDVRLWGARFADGPAEALARLSASVHFDWRLAPYDIAGSRAHARVLNKAGLLTEDELKRMTAGLDQLEADVADGSFTGTVADEDVHTALERGLLERLGPDLGGKLRAGRSRNDQIATLFRMYLRDHARIIGGLIAELQDALVGLAEAHPDVAMPGRTHLQHAQPVLFAHHILAHVQPLSRDAERLRQWDERTAVSPYGSGALAGSSLGLDPEAVAADLGFERGSVANSIDGTASRDFVAEFAFVTAMIGINLSRIAEEIIIWNTKEFSFVTLHDAFSTGSSIMPQKKNPDIAELARGKSGRLIGNLTGLMATLKALPLAYNRDLQEDKEPVFDSCDQLEVLLPAFTGMMATLTVNRERMEELAPAGFSLATDIAEWLVKQGVPFRVAHEVAGACVKECEAHGIELDELTDEQFAKISEHLTPEVRTVLDVAGALASRDGRGGTAPSAVAVQLAEVKADLATQHAWAAARK, encoded by the coding sequence GTGAGCAACGGCAACGGCAACAGCGACGTACGCCTCTGGGGCGCCCGGTTCGCGGACGGTCCGGCCGAGGCGCTGGCCAGGCTGTCCGCGTCCGTCCACTTCGACTGGCGCCTCGCGCCGTACGACATCGCCGGCTCCCGCGCCCACGCCCGCGTCCTCAACAAGGCGGGGCTGCTCACCGAGGACGAGCTGAAGCGGATGACCGCAGGGCTCGACCAGCTGGAGGCGGACGTCGCGGACGGCTCGTTCACCGGCACCGTCGCGGACGAGGACGTCCACACCGCCCTGGAGCGCGGGCTGCTGGAGCGGCTCGGCCCCGACCTCGGCGGCAAGCTGCGGGCCGGACGCTCCCGCAACGACCAGATCGCCACGCTCTTCCGGATGTACCTGCGCGACCACGCCCGCATCATCGGCGGTCTCATCGCCGAGCTGCAGGACGCCCTGGTCGGCCTCGCGGAGGCCCACCCGGACGTGGCCATGCCCGGCCGCACGCACCTCCAGCACGCCCAGCCGGTGCTCTTCGCCCACCACATCCTGGCCCATGTGCAGCCCCTGTCCCGGGACGCCGAACGGCTGCGCCAGTGGGACGAGCGGACCGCCGTCTCGCCCTACGGTTCGGGCGCGCTCGCCGGCTCCTCGCTCGGCCTCGACCCGGAGGCGGTCGCCGCCGACCTCGGCTTCGAGCGCGGTTCGGTGGCCAACTCCATCGACGGCACGGCCTCGCGGGACTTCGTCGCCGAATTCGCCTTCGTCACCGCGATGATCGGCATCAACCTCTCGCGGATCGCCGAGGAGATCATCATCTGGAACACGAAGGAGTTCTCCTTCGTCACCCTCCACGACGCCTTCTCCACCGGCTCCTCGATCATGCCGCAGAAGAAGAACCCCGACATCGCCGAACTGGCGCGGGGCAAGTCGGGACGGCTCATCGGCAACCTGACCGGGCTGATGGCCACGCTCAAGGCCCTGCCGCTCGCCTACAACCGCGACCTCCAGGAGGACAAGGAGCCGGTCTTCGACTCCTGCGACCAGCTCGAAGTCCTGCTGCCCGCCTTCACCGGCATGATGGCCACGCTCACCGTCAACCGCGAGCGCATGGAGGAGCTGGCCCCGGCCGGCTTCTCGCTCGCCACCGACATCGCGGAGTGGCTGGTCAAGCAGGGCGTGCCGTTCCGCGTCGCCCACGAGGTCGCCGGCGCCTGCGTCAAGGAGTGCGAGGCGCACGGCATCGAGCTCGACGAGCTGACCGACGAGCAGTTCGCGAAGATCTCCGAGCACCTCACCCCCGAGGTCCGCACGGTCCTGGACGTGGCCGGAGCGCTGGCCTCCCGCGACGGGCGCGGCGGCACGGCGCCCTCGGCGGTCGCCGTCCAGCTGGCCGAGGTCAAGGCGGACCTCGCGACACAGCACGCCTGGGCCGCGGCCCGCAAGTAG
- a CDS encoding aldo/keto reductase, translating to MPFARLASTTTPTAHIGFGLAAVGRPGYINLHRDRDLPDERTADVLRARTHELLDAAYAQGVRYFDAARSYGRSEEFLGEWLAARPEVRDVVIGSKWGYTYTADWNVEAEAHEVKDHSLATFERQRAETAELLGDRLDLYQIHSVTADSPALTDKELHARLAALAAEGVSIGLSTSGPAQAEAIRAALAVTVDGEPLFRTVQATYNALETSAGPALADAHAAGLTVIVKEAMANGRLAGTEAPAVVREIATEEGLGSDAVALALVLHQPWAGVVLSGAATVTQLAGNLHAAVLGLDEERRARLDALVEEPEAYWRHRASLPWS from the coding sequence ATGCCCTTCGCCCGACTGGCCAGTACCACCACCCCGACCGCCCACATCGGGTTCGGCCTGGCAGCGGTCGGCAGGCCCGGCTACATCAATCTCCACCGCGATCGCGACCTGCCGGACGAGCGCACCGCCGACGTGCTGCGCGCCCGCACCCACGAACTGCTCGACGCCGCCTACGCCCAGGGCGTCCGCTACTTCGACGCGGCCCGCTCCTACGGCCGCTCCGAGGAGTTCCTCGGGGAATGGCTGGCGGCCCGGCCCGAGGTGCGCGACGTCGTCATCGGGAGCAAGTGGGGCTACACGTACACCGCCGACTGGAACGTCGAGGCCGAGGCGCACGAGGTCAAGGACCACAGCCTCGCCACCTTCGAGCGCCAGCGTGCCGAGACCGCCGAGCTGCTCGGTGACCGGCTCGACCTCTACCAGATCCACTCCGTCACGGCGGACAGCCCGGCCCTGACGGACAAGGAGCTGCACGCCCGCCTCGCCGCGCTCGCCGCCGAGGGCGTCAGCATCGGCCTCTCCACCAGCGGGCCCGCCCAGGCCGAGGCCATCCGGGCCGCGCTCGCCGTCACGGTCGACGGCGAGCCCCTCTTCCGCACGGTCCAGGCGACCTACAACGCACTGGAGACCTCGGCCGGACCGGCCCTGGCCGACGCGCACGCCGCCGGACTCACCGTGATCGTCAAGGAGGCCATGGCCAACGGCAGGCTCGCGGGCACGGAGGCGCCCGCCGTGGTGCGGGAGATCGCCACGGAGGAGGGGCTCGGCAGCGACGCGGTGGCCCTGGCGCTGGTGCTGCACCAGCCGTGGGCCGGGGTCGTGCTCTCCGGCGCGGCGACCGTCACCCAGCTCGCGGGCAACCTGCACGCCGCCGTCCTCGGTCTCGACGAGGAGCGGCGCGCCCGGCTGGACGCGCTGGTGGAGGAGCCGGAGGCGTACTGGCGCCACCGCGCCTCGCTGCCGTGGAGCTGA
- a CDS encoding sigma-70 family RNA polymerase sigma factor → MDENEILAARFEENRTRLKAVAHRMLGSSNDAEDAVQEAWIRLCRSDSAAIDNLGGWLTTVVGRVCLDMLRVRRVRREEPLETGAPEAPEPGPSPDPESGGDPEQQALTADSVGLALLVVLETLDPAERLAFVLHDMFAVPFDEIARIVDRTPAAARQLASRARRRVRGAAPEPGPGAVRRREVVNAFLAAARGGDFEALVAVLDPDVVSRSAGAPAETPVVVRGAENVARRAIMFAPYARSVRFALLDGAPAVLAAREGAGFSLMRFTVERGKVVELFVISDPAGLAGHDLVLLGE, encoded by the coding sequence GTGGACGAGAACGAGATCCTGGCGGCACGGTTCGAGGAGAACCGCACCCGTCTGAAGGCCGTGGCCCATCGGATGCTCGGCTCGTCGAACGACGCGGAGGACGCCGTCCAGGAGGCCTGGATCCGGCTCTGCCGGTCCGACAGCGCGGCCATCGACAACCTGGGCGGCTGGCTGACGACCGTGGTCGGGCGGGTCTGCCTCGACATGCTCCGCGTCCGCCGCGTCCGCCGCGAGGAGCCCCTGGAGACCGGGGCGCCCGAGGCGCCGGAGCCCGGTCCCTCGCCGGACCCCGAGTCCGGCGGCGACCCGGAGCAACAGGCGCTGACCGCCGACTCGGTGGGCCTCGCGCTGCTCGTGGTCCTCGAAACCCTCGACCCGGCCGAGCGGCTCGCCTTCGTGCTCCACGACATGTTCGCGGTGCCCTTCGACGAGATCGCCCGCATCGTGGACCGCACCCCGGCCGCCGCCCGGCAGCTCGCCAGCCGGGCCCGCCGCCGGGTGCGGGGCGCCGCCCCGGAGCCCGGCCCCGGAGCGGTCCGCCGCCGCGAGGTCGTGAACGCCTTCCTGGCGGCCGCCCGGGGCGGGGACTTCGAGGCGCTCGTCGCCGTGCTCGACCCCGATGTCGTGTCCCGGTCCGCCGGCGCACCCGCCGAGACCCCCGTGGTGGTGCGCGGGGCCGAGAACGTGGCGCGGCGGGCGATCATGTTCGCGCCGTACGCCAGGTCGGTGCGGTTCGCGCTGCTCGACGGCGCCCCGGCGGTCCTCGCGGCGCGCGAGGGAGCGGGCTTCTCGCTCATGAGGTTCACGGTCGAGCGAGGGAAGGTCGTCGAACTGTTCGTCATCAGCGACCCCGCCGGGCTGGCCGGCCACGATCTGGTCCTCCTCGGTGAATGA
- the helR gene encoding RNA polymerase recycling motor ATPase HelR has protein sequence MNPLTTSAFDLPDRLSPKADPALIAGDEEHFAAIAECLDESISELTERLAAERRTPGGAGRQAMDRDVEIHRLTARLRALRRFGLDLCLGHMVAQDDGEPLFVGRLGLTDSSGRRLLIDWRSPAAEPFFGATHANPMGLASRRRYRWTRGRISDYWDEVFTSEGFAGHAALDDQSAFIASLGSNRSARMRDVLGTIQADQDAIIRAGSRGALVVDGGPGTGKTVVALHRSAYLLYSDPRLGHRRGGVLFVGPHQPYLGYVADVLPSLGEEGVQTCTLRDLVTEGAAAGPETDPEVARLKSSGKLVAAIEAAARFYEEPPAKGMKVTTHWSDIQLTAADWAVAFEAAEPGTPHNEARDQVRDELLTILVEKHEGDVSDAVLRKSLLKNRELLTTFDRAWPLLEAADVVGDLWSVPAYLRRCAPWLSRDEVSRLQRADAQAWTVSDLPFLDAARQRLGDPEASRRSRRHQAALAADREHMDKVIDTLLQADDDGEGAVTMLHGKDLQEALVDDSGAGGTEPDLLAGPFAHVVVDEAQELTDAEWQMLLLRCPSGSFTIVGDRAQARHGFTESWQERLSRIGLDRINLASLSINYRTPEEIMAEAEPVIRAVLPDANVPASVRSSGLPVVHGSTAELGRILDTWLADNADGIACVVGDPAFRATPRVRSLAPELTKGLEFDLVVLIDPQTFGEGIEGAVDRYVAMTRATRQLVILTTP, from the coding sequence GTGAACCCCCTGACCACCAGCGCGTTCGACCTTCCCGACCGCCTCTCCCCCAAGGCCGACCCGGCGCTGATCGCCGGCGACGAGGAGCACTTCGCGGCCATCGCCGAGTGCCTCGACGAGTCGATCTCCGAACTGACCGAGCGGCTCGCCGCCGAGCGCCGGACACCCGGCGGCGCGGGCCGGCAGGCGATGGACCGGGACGTGGAGATCCACCGGCTGACCGCCCGGCTGCGCGCCCTGCGCCGCTTCGGCCTGGACCTGTGCCTGGGGCACATGGTCGCTCAGGACGACGGCGAGCCCCTCTTCGTCGGACGACTCGGCCTCACCGACAGCTCGGGCCGCCGGCTGCTCATCGACTGGCGCTCCCCGGCGGCCGAGCCGTTCTTCGGCGCCACCCACGCCAACCCGATGGGGCTGGCGAGCCGCCGCAGGTACCGCTGGACCCGTGGCCGGATCAGCGACTACTGGGACGAGGTGTTCACCTCCGAGGGGTTCGCCGGGCACGCCGCGCTCGACGACCAGTCCGCGTTCATCGCCAGCCTGGGCAGCAACCGCTCGGCCCGGATGCGGGACGTGCTGGGCACCATCCAGGCCGACCAGGACGCCATCATCCGCGCGGGCTCCCGCGGCGCGCTCGTCGTCGACGGGGGCCCCGGTACGGGCAAGACGGTCGTCGCCCTGCACCGCTCCGCCTACCTGCTCTACTCCGACCCCAGGCTCGGCCACCGCCGGGGCGGCGTACTGTTCGTCGGCCCGCACCAGCCCTACCTGGGTTACGTCGCCGACGTGCTGCCCAGCCTCGGCGAGGAGGGCGTGCAGACGTGCACCCTGCGGGACCTCGTGACGGAGGGGGCCGCGGCCGGGCCCGAGACCGACCCTGAGGTGGCCAGGCTGAAGTCCTCCGGGAAGCTGGTGGCGGCGATCGAAGCGGCCGCCAGGTTCTACGAGGAGCCGCCCGCCAAGGGGATGAAGGTCACGACCCACTGGTCCGACATCCAGCTCACCGCCGCCGACTGGGCCGTGGCGTTCGAGGCGGCGGAGCCCGGCACCCCGCACAACGAGGCGCGCGACCAGGTCCGCGACGAGCTGCTCACGATCCTCGTCGAGAAGCACGAGGGCGACGTCTCGGACGCCGTACTGCGCAAGTCGCTGCTGAAGAACCGGGAGCTGCTCACGACCTTCGACCGCGCGTGGCCGCTGCTGGAGGCGGCCGATGTCGTGGGAGACCTGTGGTCGGTCCCCGCCTACCTGCGCAGATGCGCGCCCTGGCTCAGCCGCGACGAGGTGTCCCGGCTCCAGCGGGCGGACGCCCAGGCCTGGACGGTCTCCGACCTGCCGTTCCTGGACGCGGCCCGCCAGCGCCTCGGCGACCCGGAGGCGTCCCGCCGCAGCCGCCGGCACCAGGCCGCGCTCGCCGCCGACCGCGAGCACATGGACAAGGTCATCGACACCCTGCTGCAGGCGGACGACGACGGCGAGGGCGCCGTGACGATGCTGCACGGGAAGGACCTCCAGGAGGCCCTGGTCGACGACAGCGGGGCAGGCGGCACCGAACCGGACCTGCTCGCCGGACCGTTCGCGCACGTCGTCGTGGACGAGGCCCAGGAACTGACCGACGCCGAGTGGCAGATGCTGCTGCTCCGGTGCCCGTCCGGCAGCTTCACCATCGTCGGGGACCGCGCCCAGGCCCGGCACGGGTTCACCGAGTCGTGGCAGGAACGGCTGAGCAGGATCGGGCTCGACCGGATCAACCTGGCCTCACTGAGCATCAACTACCGGACGCCGGAGGAGATCATGGCGGAGGCCGAGCCGGTCATCCGGGCCGTGCTCCCCGACGCCAACGTGCCGGCCTCCGTCCGCAGCAGCGGCCTCCCGGTCGTGCACGGCTCCACGGCGGAGCTGGGCCGGATCCTCGACACCTGGCTCGCCGACAACGCCGACGGGATCGCCTGTGTCGTCGGCGATCCGGCGTTCCGGGCGACGCCCCGCGTCCGGTCGCTGGCCCCGGAGCTGACCAAGGGGCTCGAATTCGACCTGGTCGTCCTCATCGACCCTCAGACGTTCGGGGAGGGCATCGAAGGAGCGGTCGACCGCTATGTGGCGATGACCAGGGCGACCCGGCAGCTCGTCATCCTCACGACCCCCTGA
- a CDS encoding TetR/AcrR family transcriptional regulator: MTLDREQVLRSAAALLTRKSTATMDEVAKSAGIGRATLHRHFAGRDALVRALEERGIQEFEAALDAAELDQGTSEAALRRFVAAVEPSAGLLSFLVTENQLFEGGEVNEGWDRLDARVSAFFRRGQERGEIRIDLTPAWLTEALYGLIGTGAWAVQVGRVAAQDFQYMIVELLLGGARRSVEQ, translated from the coding sequence ATGACTCTCGATCGTGAGCAGGTGCTGCGCAGTGCCGCCGCCCTGCTGACCCGTAAATCGACCGCCACCATGGACGAGGTCGCCAAGTCCGCCGGTATCGGCCGCGCCACCCTGCACCGGCACTTCGCCGGACGGGACGCCCTGGTCAGGGCGCTGGAGGAACGGGGAATCCAGGAGTTCGAGGCGGCGCTCGACGCCGCCGAGCTCGACCAGGGCACCTCCGAGGCGGCGTTGCGCCGGTTCGTCGCCGCCGTCGAACCGAGCGCCGGGCTGCTCTCCTTCCTCGTGACCGAGAATCAGCTCTTCGAGGGCGGCGAGGTGAACGAGGGCTGGGACCGGCTGGACGCACGGGTCTCCGCCTTCTTCCGGCGCGGCCAGGAACGCGGCGAGATCCGCATCGACCTGACCCCCGCCTGGCTGACCGAGGCCCTCTACGGGCTGATCGGCACCGGCGCCTGGGCCGTCCAGGTGGGACGGGTGGCCGCGCAGGACTTCCAGTACATGATCGTCGAGTTGCTGCTCGGCGGCGCACGCCGGAGCGTGGAGCAATGA